A region of Haladaptatus caseinilyticus DNA encodes the following proteins:
- a CDS encoding ABC transporter permease: MLESHLTLSHGVTPLALDSYMEYIAKNQSLLWELLINHIIVVVDSVWLALVIGVPLGIVATLDDRLGKAILWTAGMLMTVPSIALFGLLIPFVGIGKIPVVIALVLYAQLPIVRNTYVGLTQVDSATVEAGRGMGMTRRQRLRRIQLPQAIPVIMAGVRNAVVILVGIAAIGAFIGANNLGDPIFNGISEAYPAAIVVSTVAVSLLALAFDYGFGVLEQLFRLRNGEDVEQALITRIIRRSIA; the protein is encoded by the coding sequence ATGCTCGAAAGTCACCTTACGCTCTCACACGGGGTCACGCCGCTAGCGCTCGATAGTTACATGGAGTATATCGCGAAAAACCAGTCACTCCTCTGGGAGCTACTCATCAACCATATCATCGTCGTCGTCGACTCAGTGTGGCTGGCGCTGGTCATCGGCGTTCCGCTTGGAATCGTCGCTACACTCGACGATCGACTCGGGAAGGCCATTCTCTGGACGGCAGGGATGTTGATGACTGTGCCGAGCATCGCCCTGTTTGGCCTCCTCATCCCGTTCGTCGGAATCGGCAAGATTCCGGTCGTCATTGCGCTGGTGCTCTACGCACAGCTTCCCATCGTTCGCAACACGTACGTCGGTCTCACACAAGTCGACTCGGCGACCGTCGAGGCCGGACGGGGAATGGGAATGACTCGACGACAGCGTCTCCGGCGCATCCAACTCCCGCAAGCGATACCCGTCATCATGGCCGGCGTCCGCAACGCGGTGGTCATTCTCGTCGGTATCGCCGCAATCGGCGCATTTATCGGGGCGAACAACCTCGGAGACCCGATTTTCAACGGTATCAGCGAGGCCTATCCGGCGGCAATCGTCGTCTCGACTGTAGCGGTCTCGTTGCTCGCACTCGCGTTCGACTACGGTTTCGGCGTGCTGGAACAGTTGTTCCGGCTTCGAAACGGTGAGGACGTTGAACAAGCGCTTATCACGCGCATCATTCGGCGGTCGATAGCATGA
- a CDS encoding ABC transporter ATP-binding protein, with amino-acid sequence MITFENVTKIYPDDTVAIEDITFEVERGTTTVFVGPSGCGKTTTMTLVNRLEEPTEGAVYYDGTDIQELEKVDLRRDIGYVIQEIGLFDHMTVGENVATVPELRGWDEARIDSRVDELLDLMDLPPATYRDQYPNALSGGQQQRVGVARALAADPDVILMDEPFGALDPITRAELQDEFLEIQERIDTTILFVTHDINEALKMGDKIAVFDVGELVQYGTPREILENPANDFVREFIGDNRALKELQITRVEEIMRPATVERETQATAVDGGTDTETVSVADVHVSPSDSAEVALSRMIETDTEALHVVENGDVVGQVTERDIRDYRSTTEVGV; translated from the coding sequence ATGATAACATTCGAAAACGTCACGAAGATCTACCCGGACGATACGGTCGCAATCGAGGACATCACGTTCGAGGTCGAACGAGGGACGACGACGGTTTTCGTCGGACCCTCCGGATGCGGGAAGACGACGACGATGACGTTAGTCAATCGACTCGAAGAGCCGACCGAGGGAGCAGTCTACTACGATGGAACAGACATCCAAGAGCTAGAGAAGGTCGACCTCCGACGGGACATCGGCTACGTCATCCAGGAGATCGGGTTGTTCGACCACATGACCGTCGGCGAGAACGTCGCGACGGTGCCCGAACTCCGCGGATGGGACGAAGCCCGCATCGATAGCCGTGTCGACGAACTCCTCGACTTGATGGACCTCCCGCCTGCGACGTACCGCGACCAATACCCGAACGCGCTGTCTGGTGGCCAACAGCAACGAGTCGGCGTCGCACGTGCGCTCGCTGCCGACCCGGACGTGATTTTGATGGACGAGCCGTTCGGCGCACTCGACCCGATTACGCGGGCCGAACTACAGGACGAATTCCTCGAAATTCAGGAACGCATCGACACGACCATCCTCTTCGTCACTCACGATATCAACGAGGCGTTGAAGATGGGCGATAAAATCGCAGTCTTCGACGTTGGCGAACTCGTTCAGTACGGAACACCGCGGGAAATATTGGAGAACCCTGCGAACGATTTCGTCAGGGAGTTCATCGGCGACAATCGGGCGCTCAAAGAGTTACAAATCACCCGTGTCGAGGAGATCATGCGCCCAGCAACGGTCGAGCGGGAAACGCAGGCGACCGCAGTCGATGGTGGGACTGATACCGAGACGGTATCAGTTGCGGACGTTCACGTGTCGCCGAGCGATAGTGCCGAGGTAGCGCTTTCTCGGATGATCGAAACGGATACCGAAGCTCTCCATGTGGTCGAAAACGGCGATGTCGTGGGGCAGGTCACCGAACGGGATATCCGTGACTATCGGTCCACGACCGAGGTGGGTGTGTAG
- a CDS encoding cytochrome P450, translating into MTPEPQHPPTPSGLPVLGHTLEFARDPFEFTYRAIDECGNIYRLVLPTTEIYVLAHPDYFKQVLVTDVDEFEKTDDFEKAFGEGVIATDGNQWRRQRNVLQPLFHRDRVTGYGDYMVNATQRRLDTWSSGEVRDIESEMQDLTLEILFATLFGRELPPGDGEELRTASDGLNRWFAPTSWMLPNWVPTPSRREFFDSKERLRTEIQRLLVEHDENTLSADLQRDTLLSKLDAARNASGQNHLRTEEVEGQLLTMLFAGYETTAAVLGFAWYALAVNPDIRRAFHEELDTVLDGTPPTHEDIDELDLTSRIVTETLRMYPPVHTLPRQTTQAVEVGGYHIPAETQVHLPVLAVHRNERFYDDPDSFRPDRWTSEFENERPEYAFVPFGGGRRTCIGRDFARLEATLVLATIGQQWTLEWANEDTSLSFGPEITMQTKDGLPMRLASR; encoded by the coding sequence ATGACTCCGGAACCGCAGCACCCACCCACCCCATCAGGCTTGCCGGTGCTCGGACACACGCTCGAATTTGCACGGGATCCGTTCGAGTTCACGTACCGTGCAATCGATGAGTGTGGGAATATCTATCGTTTAGTGCTCCCGACCACTGAGATCTATGTCTTAGCACACCCAGACTATTTCAAGCAGGTTCTAGTGACGGACGTTGACGAATTCGAAAAAACAGATGACTTCGAGAAAGCGTTTGGCGAAGGCGTAATCGCAACCGATGGAAATCAGTGGCGTCGACAGCGGAACGTCCTCCAGCCGCTCTTCCATCGGGATCGCGTCACGGGATATGGAGACTACATGGTCAATGCGACACAGCGTCGTCTCGATACGTGGTCATCGGGCGAGGTTCGGGATATCGAATCGGAAATGCAGGATCTTACGTTAGAAATCCTCTTCGCGACGCTCTTTGGCCGCGAACTCCCACCCGGTGACGGAGAAGAGCTTCGGACCGCATCTGATGGTCTCAACAGATGGTTTGCACCGACGTCGTGGATGTTACCGAATTGGGTGCCAACACCCTCCCGACGGGAGTTTTTCGACTCAAAGGAACGGCTCCGAACGGAAATTCAACGACTCCTCGTAGAACACGATGAGAATACACTGTCTGCGGATCTGCAGCGGGACACGCTCCTTTCTAAGCTCGATGCGGCACGCAATGCAAGTGGCCAAAATCATCTCAGAACTGAAGAAGTCGAAGGGCAACTACTCACGATGCTCTTTGCGGGCTATGAAACGACGGCCGCTGTTCTCGGATTTGCGTGGTACGCACTGGCGGTAAATCCCGACATTCGGCGGGCATTCCACGAGGAACTCGACACTGTACTCGATGGAACTCCACCGACACACGAGGATATCGACGAGCTAGACCTCACATCTCGTATCGTTACTGAAACACTCCGAATGTATCCGCCGGTGCATACGCTTCCTCGTCAGACGACGCAAGCAGTCGAAGTTGGTGGCTACCACATTCCGGCAGAAACGCAAGTTCACCTTCCCGTATTGGCCGTGCATCGTAACGAGCGTTTTTACGATGATCCCGACTCGTTCCGTCCAGATCGGTGGACTTCGGAATTCGAAAACGAACGTCCGGAGTATGCATTCGTTCCCTTCGGCGGTGGTCGACGGACATGTATTGGCCGGGATTTTGCACGTCTCGAAGCGACACTTGTGTTAGCGACGATTGGTCAACAGTGGACGTTAGAGTGGGCAAACGAGGACACTTCGCTTTCGTTCGGGCCAGAGATTACGATGCAGACGAAGGATGGATTGCCGATGCGGCTTGCGTCGCGATAA
- a CDS encoding Rieske (2Fe-2S) protein encodes MKKRFEVCPAAELPPGERTITDLNGISVGVFNVDGEYYALKNDCPHQRAPLCMGKVTGTTSVEHTGAINWEDNGHILRCPWHGWEFDIETGRSVFNPNKVRARSFETTVEPADEEPTESEADCSSIPDECDCGSSADEPPVATYDVTVEDEMVVVYL; translated from the coding sequence ATGAAAAAACGATTCGAGGTCTGTCCGGCGGCAGAGCTTCCACCTGGAGAGCGAACGATAACTGACCTGAACGGCATCTCAGTTGGCGTGTTCAACGTCGATGGCGAGTACTACGCGCTGAAAAACGACTGCCCACATCAGCGAGCGCCTTTGTGCATGGGGAAGGTGACCGGCACGACGTCGGTCGAGCATACCGGCGCGATAAACTGGGAGGACAACGGCCATATTCTGCGCTGTCCGTGGCACGGCTGGGAGTTCGATATCGAAACCGGCCGTTCCGTGTTCAATCCCAACAAAGTCCGTGCCCGGTCGTTCGAGACCACGGTCGAACCAGCCGATGAAGAGCCCACGGAAAGCGAAGCCGACTGTTCGTCCATCCCTGACGAATGCGACTGTGGTTCGAGCGCCGACGAACCCCCGGTCGCCACCTATGACGTGACCGTTGAAGACGAAATGGTCGTTGTCTATCTTTGA
- a CDS encoding amidohydrolase family protein encodes MTRRRTQRSTDGAPTLIDCDIHQRWKDESEVIQYLPDQYKDRGLQAPEILYDNVAEFSRRDAIPDDGSNPGSDIPKMKDQHLDEFGVDYAILTGNSYLNLTALPNDDYAAELAVASNKWAIDRWLSEGGPFVGSLLAAPQKPKRMAEMIRNLGQHPRVVQVVMPMAAQLPYGHEYYWPMYEAAEEMGLPIALHPYTEGHGVTRPPTGAGYPRTYFEWHTLLGTYAMGQLVSLVAEGVLPSFPDLDFVVVEGGLSWVPHFLWRMDKDWKALRAQVPYLEKPPSEYVKDQVRFTTQPIEEPDDPQHLLQILEMMNASETVMFASDYPHWDTDSPLYAIPPMPEEMEAGVMAGNAQELYGLPDDPASLPAK; translated from the coding sequence ATGACCAGACGACGAACCCAACGGTCCACCGATGGCGCACCGACGCTCATCGACTGTGACATCCATCAGCGGTGGAAAGACGAATCGGAGGTTATCCAGTATCTCCCCGACCAGTACAAAGACCGGGGGTTACAGGCACCAGAAATCCTCTATGACAACGTAGCGGAGTTCTCCCGGCGCGATGCCATTCCGGACGACGGGAGCAATCCTGGGTCGGATATCCCGAAGATGAAAGACCAACATCTCGACGAGTTTGGGGTCGATTATGCGATTCTGACGGGCAATTCGTACCTCAACCTTACCGCGCTTCCGAACGACGATTACGCGGCCGAACTCGCCGTCGCAAGCAACAAATGGGCCATCGACCGGTGGCTGTCTGAAGGCGGCCCGTTCGTCGGGTCGTTGCTGGCAGCACCGCAGAAACCGAAACGAATGGCGGAGATGATTCGAAATCTCGGCCAACATCCACGCGTCGTTCAGGTCGTGATGCCGATGGCCGCACAGCTCCCCTACGGTCACGAGTACTATTGGCCGATGTACGAGGCGGCCGAAGAGATGGGGCTTCCGATCGCGCTTCACCCGTACACTGAGGGCCACGGTGTCACCCGACCACCGACCGGTGCCGGATATCCACGGACATACTTCGAGTGGCATACGCTCTTGGGTACCTACGCAATGGGCCAACTCGTGAGCCTCGTCGCCGAAGGCGTTCTCCCGTCGTTTCCGGACCTCGACTTCGTCGTCGTCGAGGGCGGCCTCAGTTGGGTGCCCCACTTCCTTTGGCGGATGGACAAGGACTGGAAAGCGCTCCGCGCCCAGGTACCGTACCTCGAAAAGCCGCCGAGCGAATACGTCAAAGACCAGGTTCGGTTCACCACACAACCAATCGAAGAACCGGACGACCCTCAGCACCTTCTGCAAATTCTGGAGATGATGAACGCATCAGAGACGGTTATGTTTGCCAGTGATTATCCTCATTGGGACACGGATTCACCGCTCTATGCGATCCCACCGATGCCCGAGGAGATGGAAGCCGGCGTAATGGCTGGAAACGCACAGGAACTGTACGGACTCCCAGACGACCCGGCGAGTCTCCCCGCCAAGTGA
- a CDS encoding carbon-nitrogen hydrolase family protein has translation MTTPRVATCEFEPSLGETTANIESIAELARKLPNTVEFAVFPELCVTGYDLTDVSSVATPVPGPITDRLSTVVRDSGVALVVGLPEADGDTVYNSLVYVDKSGVLATYRKRRLWGEEAKHFQAGIGPVTVETSVGTLGLLLCYDLNFPELALEYGQENCDLLAVSAAWRQSFERDWRLLCRARALDETCYVVASNHVGTQAGRRHGGESCIAGPRGDIVAKATDGNEAVSAAVSSRTLSEARRKNPVRESRDRTSMRSE, from the coding sequence ATGACGACCCCACGGGTCGCGACGTGCGAGTTCGAACCGAGTCTCGGCGAGACGACCGCAAATATCGAGTCGATCGCGGAACTGGCACGAAAATTGCCGAATACCGTCGAATTCGCCGTCTTCCCCGAACTCTGTGTGACCGGATACGACCTCACCGACGTTTCGAGTGTCGCCACTCCAGTTCCGGGACCGATAACGGACCGGCTCTCGACCGTGGTACGCGACTCCGGGGTTGCACTCGTCGTCGGACTACCGGAAGCGGACGGAGATACGGTGTACAATTCACTCGTGTACGTCGATAAAAGCGGTGTCTTGGCAACCTATCGAAAACGTCGCCTCTGGGGGGAGGAGGCGAAACACTTTCAGGCGGGAATCGGTCCAGTCACTGTCGAGACGTCCGTCGGCACGCTCGGACTACTGCTTTGTTATGACTTGAACTTCCCCGAACTGGCACTCGAATATGGACAGGAGAACTGTGACTTGCTCGCAGTGAGTGCGGCATGGCGGCAATCGTTCGAACGCGATTGGCGGCTACTGTGTCGCGCACGTGCACTCGATGAGACCTGCTACGTCGTAGCGTCGAATCACGTCGGAACACAGGCTGGCCGTCGTCACGGCGGGGAAAGCTGTATCGCGGGACCCCGCGGTGATATCGTCGCGAAGGCGACGGACGGCAACGAGGCTGTTTCTGCTGCCGTTTCATCGAGGACACTCTCGGAAGCGCGTCGAAAGAACCCGGTCCGAGAGAGTAGGGATCGTACCTCGATGCGGTCGGAGTAG
- a CDS encoding transcriptional regulator FilR1 domain-containing protein, with protein MTATARNPLTEEELEIRTVINETVDSVRLDILCAFKQLPSTTTSTNLATHADVSRQAVSQHLGTLHDRGFVNRDNKGAELTAGGLLFVEAINDCLQNASVEGLSYLTRSVHPLVLLEELSKQAYRLSELQTAASNLPSQSTIRRILSGFVDHGWITDDSGTYRITPTGNNALSAYRELVAVVEQLIKKAPWLQRLPIEAATFPLSTLTSAELVVSNPRSPASVLSTCLKLYDRNISQFRCLCSVYNPVLFQAYRGLFELGVDSEAILDWPTAMKAADNSATRYSVQNERYSNYQSFVLEESHTLGIGIYDDRRVAIGAYNESGTGNHIAMIVSSNDRLVEWGIDLYESYRADATPATEVDLSRL; from the coding sequence GTGACTGCTACAGCACGCAATCCCCTCACAGAGGAAGAACTGGAGATTCGGACCGTCATCAACGAGACGGTAGACTCTGTACGTCTCGATATCTTATGTGCATTTAAGCAGCTTCCAAGCACAACGACAAGTACGAATCTCGCAACTCACGCCGACGTCTCCCGACAGGCTGTTTCTCAGCACCTTGGTACCCTTCATGATCGAGGATTTGTAAATCGCGATAATAAGGGAGCCGAACTTACCGCTGGAGGCCTCTTGTTTGTAGAGGCAATCAATGACTGCCTGCAGAATGCTTCAGTCGAAGGGCTCTCCTATTTGACCCGATCTGTTCATCCACTCGTACTTTTAGAAGAGCTTTCGAAGCAAGCATATCGACTAAGTGAGTTACAGACTGCTGCGAGCAATTTGCCCTCCCAATCGACGATTCGGCGCATTCTCTCGGGATTTGTAGATCATGGTTGGATCACGGATGACAGTGGGACATACCGGATTACCCCTACCGGAAACAATGCATTATCAGCGTATAGAGAATTGGTCGCTGTTGTTGAGCAACTCATCAAGAAAGCACCGTGGCTTCAGCGTCTTCCAATTGAGGCTGCCACATTCCCATTATCAACGCTCACCAGCGCTGAACTCGTCGTTTCCAATCCTCGTAGTCCTGCATCGGTTCTTTCGACGTGTCTAAAGTTGTATGATCGGAATATCAGTCAGTTCCGATGCCTCTGTTCTGTGTATAATCCTGTTCTTTTTCAAGCCTACCGTGGCTTGTTCGAACTCGGTGTCGACTCGGAGGCGATCTTAGATTGGCCGACAGCTATGAAAGCGGCTGACAACTCCGCCACTCGGTACTCAGTTCAAAATGAACGGTATAGTAATTACCAATCGTTTGTATTGGAAGAGTCGCACACGCTCGGTATCGGAATCTACGACGACCGTCGAGTCGCGATTGGTGCCTATAACGAATCTGGCACCGGAAATCACATTGCGATGATTGTAAGCTCGAATGATAGACTGGTCGAGTGGGGAATCGATTTGTATGAATCCTATCGCGCAGATGCCACCCCCGCTACGGAAGTAGATCTAAGCAGGCTATAG
- a CDS encoding glycine betaine ABC transporter substrate-binding protein, with amino-acid sequence MPQSVTRRRYLTAGGGLAATAGFGGLSGCLTLATELGGGSIKVSSKRFTEQEVLGYIAYEALSANTDLTINDQVGLGGTTTNFRALDTDEVQLYWEYTGTAWQTLPPQHDTVISDPKKLYRKVKTEFKQKHGLTFLQRAELNNTYVILANPDWMKKTGVKTLSDFSDFVKNDGSNLTVALNAEFQSRADGWPGLSKHYGFADDLGNVTVNNIGSGLLYQVIGNGSADVGVGFNTDPRIIQFNLHVLSDDKGYFPVYNAAPLVNSGTLENHPSIRPPLNEASNGLTTDVMRRLNKQVAIEKKNPQTVAKEYLQRKEVI; translated from the coding sequence ATGCCACAGTCAGTCACACGACGAAGGTACCTCACGGCAGGAGGTGGTTTAGCCGCTACTGCCGGCTTCGGAGGGCTTTCGGGCTGTCTCACTCTCGCCACTGAGCTCGGGGGTGGGTCGATTAAAGTCAGCTCCAAGCGGTTCACCGAACAGGAGGTCCTGGGCTACATCGCATACGAGGCGCTTTCTGCGAACACCGATTTGACCATCAACGACCAAGTCGGCCTCGGCGGGACCACGACCAATTTTCGTGCACTCGATACCGACGAAGTACAGTTGTATTGGGAGTACACCGGGACCGCGTGGCAGACGCTTCCACCGCAGCACGACACAGTGATTTCGGACCCGAAGAAGCTGTATCGAAAGGTAAAGACAGAGTTCAAGCAAAAACACGGGCTGACGTTCCTCCAACGTGCAGAACTCAACAACACGTACGTCATCTTGGCGAACCCAGACTGGATGAAAAAGACGGGCGTAAAGACGCTATCCGACTTCTCCGATTTCGTCAAAAACGACGGGTCGAATCTCACGGTCGCACTGAACGCCGAATTTCAAAGTCGAGCCGACGGCTGGCCGGGACTGAGCAAACATTATGGGTTCGCTGACGACCTCGGGAACGTCACTGTAAACAACATCGGTTCTGGGTTGTTGTACCAAGTCATCGGCAACGGGTCTGCCGACGTCGGCGTCGGCTTTAACACCGACCCACGAATCATTCAGTTCAATCTCCACGTGCTGAGTGACGACAAGGGATACTTCCCGGTCTACAATGCAGCTCCGTTGGTCAACAGCGGAACGTTGGAGAACCATCCGTCGATCCGACCGCCGCTGAACGAGGCGAGCAACGGGCTCACGACTGACGTGATGCGACGCCTCAATAAGCAGGTGGCTATCGAGAAGAAAAACCCCCAGACGGTCGCGAAGGAATATCTGCAACGGAAGGAGGTTATCTGA
- a CDS encoding cell division protein ZapB, with protein sequence MSNTTISEVSSTLDGDNISINELAEHIQLLTGRIDDLEQEVATKDERIDDLEQQVENLEADHNTHDKRMDALGTGIASANDDIAELEDRIDATDSDGSDSNTPADDWTPLERLSIIGDDALDEHVSASDRRAVTLFEHWDEWSTKTPQGNLLKTSDSLKSLLSTATDEHLAWKQVYRACRRVEQLSKGRLTFFQHDKHGWMLKQHRKFSSAQPSSADVTASSVTT encoded by the coding sequence ATGAGTAACACCACGATTTCCGAAGTATCCAGTACTCTCGATGGAGACAACATTTCGATCAACGAGCTCGCAGAGCATATCCAATTGCTCACTGGCCGCATCGACGACCTCGAACAAGAAGTCGCCACGAAAGACGAGCGAATTGATGATCTCGAACAACAGGTCGAAAATCTCGAAGCTGACCACAACACACACGACAAACGTATGGACGCCCTTGGCACCGGTATCGCGAGTGCCAACGACGATATCGCCGAGCTCGAAGACCGTATTGACGCTACGGACAGCGACGGCAGCGACAGTAATACACCAGCGGACGACTGGACGCCACTCGAGCGACTATCAATAATTGGTGACGACGCATTAGACGAGCACGTCTCGGCGAGCGATAGGCGTGCAGTCACATTGTTCGAACACTGGGATGAGTGGTCAACCAAGACTCCGCAGGGAAACCTCTTGAAGACGAGTGACAGCCTCAAGTCGCTGCTGTCGACAGCAACGGATGAGCATCTCGCGTGGAAGCAGGTGTACCGCGCCTGCCGTCGCGTCGAACAGCTGTCGAAGGGGCGTCTCACGTTCTTCCAGCACGACAAACACGGGTGGATGCTCAAACAACACCGGAAGTTCTCGTCTGCACAACCCTCCAGTGCGGATGTGACAGCGTCGTCAGTAACCACGTAG
- a CDS encoding helix-turn-helix domain-containing protein gives MLTSEVRVRYDGDWTAQLAEYDVFGEFIASTFRNHRYIGMLALETTDYEETLDVIRSHEMVDSIDVVERYDTSEGRSAATILLRGRLTELTPFQALMYEGYLPIGPTRLKNGCEYFNLLLGDREELAKAIELLSDFGTVSVERITRDFRREIMPSRAEWQELFASIPPRQREFLNTAVEKGYFEIPREVTLEELAEEMGITKTTASNHLRKAEHTLITFVLPYINLAVTDD, from the coding sequence ATGTTGACTTCTGAGGTGCGAGTCCGATACGATGGCGATTGGACTGCCCAACTCGCAGAATATGATGTCTTTGGTGAATTCATCGCATCGACGTTTCGCAACCACCGGTATATCGGAATGCTGGCGCTGGAAACGACCGACTACGAGGAGACGCTAGACGTCATTCGGTCCCACGAGATGGTGGACAGTATCGATGTCGTCGAACGGTATGACACGTCCGAAGGTCGATCCGCGGCAACCATACTGCTCCGTGGTCGTCTTACCGAACTCACCCCCTTCCAGGCACTCATGTACGAGGGATACCTTCCGATCGGGCCGACGAGACTCAAAAACGGCTGTGAGTACTTCAATTTGCTTTTGGGTGACCGCGAGGAACTCGCGAAAGCCATCGAACTCCTCTCGGATTTCGGAACCGTGTCGGTGGAACGTATCACTAGGGATTTCCGTCGGGAAATCATGCCGAGCCGTGCCGAGTGGCAGGAACTATTCGCATCGATTCCACCACGACAGCGTGAGTTTCTGAACACCGCAGTCGAGAAAGGGTATTTCGAAATCCCTCGGGAAGTGACGCTCGAAGAACTCGCCGAAGAGATGGGCATTACGAAGACAACCGCATCGAATCACCTTCGAAAAGCCGAACACACTCTGATTACGTTCGTTCTTCCGTACATCAATCTCGCTGTCACCGACGACTGA
- a CDS encoding MmgE/PrpD family protein encodes MDTIDTTDAVTFVHSASLRELPLSVERAVRIRVLDTLAAMTAGYRQDGVDIVRQYALDRFGGNSTATLFDGSGTSVRSEGATLANATAANALDIDDGHREVKGHPAAVVVPAALATAESANATVETLLDAVYVGYEVGVRAGLAMHEIDGVYTGTGSWGAVGAGAAVARIREFSPEQTAHALGVAEYHAPRTPIMRGVERPGMTKDGIGWGSYVGIVSAHLAKSGFTGSGTVFDEDDTGSVAPFGDVHHVTEAYLKPYPCCRWVQPGVAAALSLMKTANIDSTAIETVRVHTFEEATHLKTRNPETPEEAQYSYPFPIAAALVREQFTQAEHASDVLSDPDILALSDAVELHVDETLDGRFPGECLARLELDTGSETYDSKVTRPPGAREQPLAADVRREKARRLVTPTLPMSVVERTEQRLCDSVSVGTLLSPWRT; translated from the coding sequence ATGGACACGATAGACACGACCGATGCGGTCACATTCGTCCACTCGGCCTCACTCCGTGAGCTTCCATTGTCGGTCGAGCGAGCAGTCCGAATCAGGGTTCTGGACACGCTTGCTGCGATGACGGCTGGGTATCGGCAGGACGGAGTCGATATCGTCCGCCAGTATGCACTCGACCGATTCGGCGGTAATTCGACCGCGACACTGTTCGACGGCAGCGGAACAAGCGTGCGGTCGGAGGGTGCGACGCTAGCCAACGCGACGGCGGCGAACGCCCTCGACATCGATGACGGCCACCGAGAGGTCAAGGGACATCCAGCCGCAGTCGTCGTTCCGGCCGCACTCGCTACAGCGGAGTCGGCCAATGCGACGGTCGAAACGTTGCTCGATGCCGTCTACGTCGGCTACGAGGTCGGCGTCAGAGCCGGACTGGCGATGCACGAAATCGACGGCGTGTACACCGGAACCGGATCGTGGGGTGCGGTCGGTGCTGGCGCGGCCGTCGCCCGAATACGTGAGTTTTCGCCCGAACAGACGGCTCATGCGCTTGGCGTCGCCGAGTATCACGCGCCTCGGACACCCATCATGCGTGGGGTCGAACGTCCAGGTATGACGAAGGACGGAATCGGGTGGGGATCGTATGTTGGCATTGTATCCGCCCACCTCGCCAAATCGGGGTTTACGGGGTCAGGAACGGTCTTCGACGAGGACGATACCGGCAGTGTCGCCCCATTTGGCGACGTCCATCACGTTACGGAGGCGTACCTCAAACCCTATCCGTGTTGCCGATGGGTGCAGCCCGGCGTTGCGGCCGCCTTATCGCTAATGAAGACAGCCAATATCGACTCGACGGCTATCGAGACGGTTCGTGTTCATACTTTCGAGGAGGCAACACATCTCAAAACGCGGAATCCTGAAACCCCTGAAGAGGCTCAGTACTCCTATCCATTCCCGATAGCGGCGGCACTCGTCCGTGAGCAGTTCACGCAAGCAGAACACGCATCGGACGTGCTGTCCGATCCCGACATCTTGGCACTTTCCGACGCCGTAGAACTCCACGTCGATGAGACACTCGATGGGCGGTTTCCGGGCGAATGTCTCGCCCGTCTTGAACTCGACACCGGGAGCGAAACGTACGACTCTAAAGTCACACGTCCACCGGGGGCTCGGGAACAACCCCTCGCCGCCGACGTGCGACGTGAGAAAGCTCGTCGGCTTGTTACACCGACACTCCCGATGTCCGTAGTTGAAAGAACGGAACAACGGCTCTGTGATTCTGTCTCGGTTGGGACCCTCCTTTCCCCGTGGCGAACATGA